The Loxodonta africana isolate mLoxAfr1 chromosome 6, mLoxAfr1.hap2, whole genome shotgun sequence genomic interval TTGAGAGATGGCTGCTCTAAAACAGAAAGATCCTTCCCTAGCTTTCCACGTGCCACCTCCATCTCCCTGGGCCTCACCACTGGGGAGAAGCCAGCCAGTTCTGCCTCGCTTTCACTCTCAGTCTCTGCCAGTGGCTCATCAACTCCTGGGGGTCCGCTCTTCCCCTGCCGCTCTAGAGAAAGCAAGTGCAGCAGGGCAGTGACCAACATGGGCAGAGATGGGGATGCAGGAGAATATCTAAACTCCAGGGCATTTCACAAGCTATAAGCCAAGGCCCTCCCCCACTTTGGCCCTTCTGAGGTAAGGGAGCCCCTTACTCCTCTTGTCATGTTTGTGATGCAGGGCGTCCGCTTCTGCCTTCATGCTGTAGTCCAGCTGCATGAGCAGGGGCTCCAGGCGTGTGTACATTCTCTGGATCAGCTCATGATAAACCACCAGGGGCCACAGCAGGATACTCAGCACTATGGATTAGAGAGTACTCAGCACACCCTACACCAACACCCTGAGATCTCTTATTCGACTGGCCTCTAGGCAGGAAGGGCAGAAGGAAGACAAATCCTGTTTCCCAGGCTGTACCAGTCTCTTCCCTCCACATCCACTGGCCCCCTCCCCAGATGACTCTTCCCGTTACTAATGCTACGGCATCCCTAGAGTCCTCTGTTAGCAGGTAACTGAGCAGAGAGAGAGCACAGTCCTCCCTCTGGGTCAGACCAGGGCAAGAAGACAAGGAGAGGACTTTGGGAAGGAGAAGAACTAGATTTTACTCACGGACAATATAGGAAATCATAATCCCTGGAACATAGTGTCCCAGCACAGCCAACACAGCACAGCCAGAGCAGACTCGAGCACAGAACTGCAAAAGAGAACACAGTCTAAGAGCAGTGGGCTGAGGCATGTGCCCCACTCATCTGGTAAGGAAGTGTGACACAGCTGGTGGAAGGATAGGCCTTCCCTCTAGAAACCCTGTGATCCCAGTCTACTTAAGAGGATGCCCAAGACCACCAATTCAGGAAGTCTGCAGTTAACACCACTGAACAGCTGTAACTGGGACTGTTCTGCCTTAACAGGAAGTAGTGTCAGAACACCAGAAGCTTATTCCCTAGGGTGACCCCACCTCCTGTACCATTGCTGTGAATGTGGCCTCAAGGAGGCAGCCAGGCCTCCTCCTTCAGGGTCTCCAGCCAAAAATTCCTATCACTTCTATCCACTCCCCCCATCTCCCCCAAGAGCAGGGAACTCTTATATAGCGTGGGGGAGGTTACCTGAGCTGGATTCTGCCTCTTGTACTGCAGCAGCTCCTGCAGGTGAATCTGGAAGGTGAGCCAGCTCTCAGCCAGGTATCTGCACAACTCGGGCACACTCAGCAGGTGCGGCCGGGCGCCTGACCCCGCACCCTCACTGGGGAGACATGACATGACCCCTGGAGGCCTCAGACACCAACTTTCTAGGCACTCAAATCCCTCTGAGCATGCCAATGAGGTCTTCATTCTAAGAAAGTGGAAAACCCCGCCTCCCAACAGTTGGCTGTCCTGGTCCTGGTAGCAAAGCCCACAGCACCAAGCCCTCTGCCCCAAAAGGAGCAGGTACGCCAATACCCACACATGCACCTATAACCAAGCAAACTTGCTGGCTTGTTACCGGTCCATTCACTAAACTGGGGTCTGTGCCTGCAGAAGCTGCAGTACTGCCCTGCTCTATGTGACACTGGAACCAACAAGTAAGACAGGATCCGGGCATTTGTCTTCAAGAGGTGACCCGCACTCACCTGTCAGAGTGTGGCTCTTCTGGGGATGATGCTATAGGGAGAAGAGGGGGACGAATTATTGAGTCTGAAGAGTCCTGGGAGATACTCCCTGAGGCAGAATTAGTTGCCTCTCCTTTGAGTGCCAGAGCACTTTCTTCAGATGTTAACCACAGGAAGTACTACATTATTATTGTTTGTACATCCGTCTTCTTTTTTAGACTTTACCCTTTTCAAGTAGAGAAACCACAtcttattcatatttatgcccCCAAACAACTCACACACGTACCTGGCACCTAGCCACTCCAAAATGCctgttaaataaatatatagcTAACAAGAAAGTAAACGAAAGTTAACACTTATATAATACCCATTACGTGTAAAAGATTATTACAAACATACAATGTGtatgcattaactcatttaaccctcaacTTCCTACAAAGTAGGATCTATCACCCCTGTTTTACAAATGGGTAAACTGAGACAAAGAGCAACTGAGTGACTTATACAAGATCACATatgtagtaagtggcagagcagagAATGGAACCCAGGCAATCTGGCTGCAAAGTCCTCAATCTAAACCACTATACCAAGAGCAACGTGGATTTTGGAAAAGAAGTAATTCCTTATTTCCTTACTGCAATGGGGATGGTGCCTGTGAGGCAGGTGGCCTGCTGCATATTCCCCATCCAGTGGGGTCAGGCACAAGCTAAGTGCACAATAGgtgcttgctgaatgaatgaataaaacacTCACCTGGGACATCACGGAGGAAGCGAGGCTGCCAGAGATCCAGCAGAAAATAGGCCAAAAGCGAGATGCTGAGTAGGAAGATGGGCCGGAGGGAAGATGAAGACAGCAACCTTAGGGAAAGACAGGCACCTCAGCGGGTGGGTGGAGGCAAGAGGCTCCACATGCATCGTTGCAAGACAGAAAAGCGTCCAACGATAAGGGAACGGGAACCTCCAGGCCTGACTCTGCGACCCAAAGATAAGGGAATGGGCCAGCCCAGGCGGGCTTCTGTCTTTAAAAACTGGGGGGATGAGTCACCCCCTCCGGGCCTTGTGACAACCTCCCCAGAAAGCGGAATGGTATTCCCGGCCCCCTCCCGTCCCCGCTCTCCCGCGCAGCCGGCCCCGCCCCCTCCTCCGCGGCCGTTACCAGAAGAGGCCGTTGAGCGCGGCTGCCGTGACCAGGCTGTGCAGCGGCTTCTCCCACACCAGCAGCCGCTGCGCCGCCGCCAGCACCGCCTCCCATCCGCGGAGCCGCAGCCACAACGTTTTGGCCAGGCGTCCCACCGCCTCGGCCGTGGCCGCCTCCTCCTCCGCCTCGCTGCTGGCCTCACCCATGCCGAGGCTCAGGCCCAGGCCGAGGCTCGAGCCTAGTCCCGGGCCCCCACCCGCGCCGGCGTTACCGCCGCCACCACCGCTCGCCATGGCCCCGCCGCAGCCGCCGCCCGAGCCCGCGAGGAGCCAGGGCTgcgcggccgccgccgggggcgcGTCAAGCGGAAGGGGGCGCACGCCGCGGAGAGCGCCGCCGGGGCCGCGGAGGGCGTCACGTGACGGCGGGGCGACGAGCCCGTCACGTGAGGCGGCCTAACCGCCGGGATAGGGTGGCCGGCGCCTGCGCGCCGCCCGGCGGTCGGTGACCCTGCGTCTACGCAGGTGCGTGTTGTGGCTGCCGAAGCGTGAGCAGAGGCCGGGGTTCGGCAGTGCGCTCGGCCGGGCCGACGGACTCAGTATCCGTGTTTTCCCCACGCCAGCCGCTTTTCTTCTCCCTGCGCAGGCGGCGCAGTTAGGGACTCGGGGGCTGGCTCGGTATCCCGTGTGGTTCCGATCGGAGGGGCAGGAAGTGGGCTTTTCGACGCCCGGGATCCCGGGGAGCAGCGGCTTCTGCCCAGAGCTGGGCGGCGGCCCTCACACGACTCAGCCCTCGACACTCG includes:
- the RETREG2 gene encoding reticulophagy regulator 2 isoform X1 produces the protein MASGGGGGNAGAGGGPGLGSSLGLGLSLGMGEASSEAEEEAATAEAVGRLAKTLWLRLRGWEAVLAAAQRLLVWEKPLHSLVTAAALNGLFWLLSSSSLRPIFLLSISLLAYFLLDLWQPRFLRDVPASSPEEPHSDSEGAGSGARPHLLSVPELCRYLAESWLTFQIHLQELLQYKRQNPAQFCARVCSGCAVLAVLGHYVPGIMISYIVLLSILLWPLVVYHELIQRMYTRLEPLLMQLDYSMKAEADALHHKHDKRKRQGKSGPPGVDEPLAETESESEAELAGFSPVVDVKKTALALAITDSELSDEEASILESGGFSVSRATTPQLTDVSEDLDQQSLPSEPEEALSRELGEGEEAELAPPEELLGPPQALSRQTLDSEEEDGPAKETLLRFSSPLHFVNTHFNGAGSPTDGVKCPPGVPVETLSPEAVTGDLTTLSSTLSPPLCLAESDPVSSPSLLPPLPQDSPQLLPAPEEEDTLTTEDFELLDQGELEQLDAELGLGPETPPKPPDAPPLGPDTLSLVQSDQEVQAGAEP